A region from the Triticum urartu cultivar G1812 chromosome 1, Tu2.1, whole genome shotgun sequence genome encodes:
- the LOC125521068 gene encoding uncharacterized protein LOC125521068 has translation MEYEYEYQYISGGAGSFAKEKRPPAKRGQVKLQMVRALSNLVSPSGAADGSKQANSNSFRRETS, from the coding sequence ATGGAGTACGAGTACGAGTACCAGTACATCAGCGGCGGCGCCGGCAGCTTCGCCAAGGAGAAGAGGCCTCCGGCGAAGAGGGGCCAGGTCAAGCTCCAGATGGTGAGGGCGCTGAGCAACCTCGTGTCTCCCAGCGGCGCTGCTGATGGCTCCAAGCAAGCCAATAGCAACAGCTTCAGAAGGGAAACAAGCTAG
- the LOC125521058 gene encoding LOW QUALITY PROTEIN: putative serpin-Z12 (The sequence of the model RefSeq protein was modified relative to this genomic sequence to represent the inferred CDS: deleted 2 bases in 1 codon), with amino-acid sequence MSPLWKAVLCLTLFAAWRSQVEFRTMTSRRPRLDCAQRCPCSGQSYLHHPYSSSHVETQARAPLLTEAPPGGHSVSAAVGGHAGGKASCLPLAREAGVRAAAGGGGNFIVSPLSIHAALALVAAGTRGETREELLGFLGSASLDELHGAAATELAGRLNGLTQTSFACGVWVDRGQALEPEFMATAASGYAATAESVDFSSDPEQARRRVNAFVAGATDGRIRDVLPPGSVGSSTRVVLANALYFNGTWSQPFDQSATFTAPFHVPDGTIVRASFMTTGRFPFEQHVAVYPGFRALKLPYKNDGDQGGGGAEAAFYMLLLLPDGGAALGLADLYDKAVATPGFLKSHTPAVQVPVGRFMVPKFKFTFEFEASSDMQKLGVTRAFEGGDFSGMVSGGDGLFIAGVYHKATIEVDELGTVAAAATAVGIQESARAPRPPVDFVADRPFLFAIVEEETSAVLFLGHVINPLAE; translated from the exons ATGTCGCCCTTGTGGAAGGCCGTCCTCTGCCTGACGCTGTTTGCCGCATGGCGGTCGCAGGTGGAATTCAGGACGATGACTTCCCGGCGCCCGCGGCTTGACTGCGCTCAGCGTTGCCCTTGCAGCGGCCAGAGCTACCTCCACCACCCTTACAGTTCCAGCCATGTAGAGACGCAAGCACGCGCCCCCTTGCTCACCGAGGCGCCTCCGGGTGGCCACTCTGTGTCTGCGGCGGTAGGCGGCCACGCGGGCGGGAAGGCGTCGTGCCTGCCTCTCGCCAGGGAGGCCGGCGtccgggcggcggccggcgggggAGGCAACTTCATCGTCTCGCCGCTGTCCATCCACGCGGCGCTCGCGCTGGTGGCCGCCGGCACGCGGGGCGAGACGCGCGAGGAGCTCCTGGGGTTCCTCGGCTCAGCGTCGCTCGACGAGCTGCACGGCGCGGCGGCGACGGAGCTGGCGGGCAGGCTCAACGGCCTGACCCAGACGTCCTTCGCGTGCGGCGTGTGGGTCGACCGCGGGCAGGCGCTGGAGCCGGAGTTCATGGCCACAGCCGCGTCGGGGTACGCTGCCACCGCGGAATCCGTGGATTTCTCCTCGGACCCCGAGCAGGCGAGGCGGCGAGTGAACGCCTTCGTCGCCGGCGCGACGGACGGGCGCATCCGCGACGTCCTCCCGCCCGGCTCGGTCGGCTCGTCCACGCGGGTCGTCCTCGCCAACGCGCTCTACTTCAACGGGACGTGGTCTCAGCCGTTCGACCAGTCGGCGACCTTCACCGCCCCGTTCCACGTCCCAGACGGCACCATCGTGCGCGCGTCGTTCATGACGACGGGCCGGTTCCCGTTCGAGCAGCACGTCGCCGTCTACCCGGGCTTCAGGGCCCTCAAGCTTCCCTACAAGAACGACGGCgaccaaggg ggggggggagccgAGGCAGCATTCTACATGCTTCTCCTCCTCCCGGACGGCGGCGCCGCTCTCGGTCTCGCCGATCTCTACGACAAGGCGGTCGCGACGCCGGGGTTCCTCAAGAGCCACACGCCGGCGGTCCAGGTCCCCGTCGGGCGGTTCATGGTCCCGAAGTTCAAGTTCACGTTCGAGTTCGAGGCGTCGTCGGACATGCAGAAGCTCGGCGTCACCAGGGCTTTCGAAGGCGGCGACTTCTCCGGCATGGTGAGCGGCGGGGATGGGCTCTTCATCGCGGGCGTGTACCATAAGGCCACCATCGAGGTGGACGAGCTGGGCACCGTGGCCGCCGCAGCAACGGCCGTGGGGATCCAGGAGAGTGCAAGGGCGCCACGGCCTCCGGTGGATTTCGTGGCGGACCGGCCCTTCTTATTCGCCATTGTTGAGGAGGAAACCAGCGCGGTACTGTTCCTGGGCCATGTGATCAATCCCCTCGCTGAATGA